The Prevotella fusca JCM 17724 genome includes a window with the following:
- a CDS encoding S8 family serine peptidase: MRKSIIYLCACAISGMMLTASCQDSLETETANSNTRSVNIDKDIFAVKGCIHVKLAEGTNQSIPRTRSGSVEMQNVPSAMSSAMKFAGAYKMERVFKPAGVYEARTVAEGLDRWYTVYFDESKDVAAVVQQFSKTKGVEYAERVLPIVRPEITAKPYTGSATGASMQSGSGSFDDPLLAKQWHYYNDGSVNARAKKGADCNVKPVWEKYTTGKNNVIVAIVDGGVDVTHEDLVDNLYINEKEKNGQPNVDDDGNGFVDDIYGYNFVEAKDVVGGRIEPDDEGHGTHVAGTVGARNNNGKGVAGVAGGDGTAGSGVRLMSCQIFRKKEEQGDAAAAIKYAADNGAVICQNSWGYASTSGVTSMPKLLQEAIDYFIKMAGCDANGQQRPDSPMKGGVVMFAAGNENKEFSAYPACYAPTVSVSAMAWDFTKASYSNYAKWVTIMAPGGDQDRFGTEAGVLSTVPKSKSSSGYAYFQGTSMACPHVSGIAALIASYFGKQGFTNEELKSRLITAYRPYNIDEQNPGYKGKLGRGYIDAEAAFESDTKIAPEKVGMLKLTPDFVDIKAEWSIAKDEDKTATFYRLYISPGELTAESLKNMTYREVNGMGHSLGETLEYNFDALQDNKAYSIAVVAVDRWGNLSDPVIQKCTTKLNHAPEVTGFPEGVVEVSENERKSFSFNVADPDGHNWDIKATGETKGVSYTLNQSKVTVNLVPVLEAGSYTCTFILSDDLGATAEKSFTFKIVKYIPPQLEKPFDNYIIGLDEGVVTIPLAGHYTYSGKNQLTYKADVTNSSIATATVNNDNLQLKPLAKGITRINISASDGRQTSSDGSFQVRVVERKSAPVYVVYPIPVKKDINALLNPEVKQAEFVVSSTVGERLMSAVVTPDKNNVATLNLSKLNPGTYKLTVYTSKGNHSQMFIKR; encoded by the coding sequence ATGAGAAAATCTATTATATACTTATGTGCGTGTGCTATCTCTGGTATGATGCTTACGGCATCGTGCCAGGACAGCCTGGAAACGGAAACAGCCAATTCCAATACACGCTCTGTTAATATTGACAAGGATATCTTTGCTGTGAAAGGCTGCATCCATGTGAAGCTGGCAGAGGGCACCAACCAGTCTATACCCAGAACCCGTAGCGGGAGTGTAGAGATGCAGAACGTACCCTCGGCAATGTCTTCTGCAATGAAATTTGCGGGTGCTTATAAGATGGAAAGGGTCTTCAAGCCTGCCGGAGTCTATGAGGCACGGACTGTGGCCGAGGGGCTTGACCGCTGGTACACCGTCTATTTCGATGAGAGCAAGGATGTTGCGGCAGTCGTACAGCAGTTCAGCAAGACAAAGGGAGTGGAATATGCAGAGCGTGTTCTGCCCATCGTGCGCCCTGAAATAACAGCAAAGCCTTATACCGGTTCAGCTACAGGCGCAAGCATGCAGTCGGGTTCGGGCAGTTTTGATGACCCGCTTCTGGCAAAGCAGTGGCACTATTACAATGACGGTTCGGTGAATGCACGTGCAAAGAAGGGTGCTGACTGTAACGTTAAGCCTGTATGGGAGAAGTACACAACAGGTAAGAACAACGTCATTGTTGCCATTGTAGATGGCGGTGTCGATGTCACCCACGAGGACTTGGTGGACAATCTCTACATCAATGAGAAGGAGAAGAACGGACAGCCCAATGTGGATGATGACGGCAATGGCTTCGTTGATGACATCTACGGCTATAACTTCGTTGAGGCAAAGGATGTTGTCGGGGGCAGGATAGAACCTGATGATGAAGGGCATGGTACGCACGTTGCCGGAACTGTAGGTGCACGCAACAACAACGGAAAGGGCGTTGCAGGCGTTGCAGGCGGCGACGGTACAGCAGGCAGCGGTGTGCGCCTTATGAGTTGCCAGATATTCAGAAAGAAGGAGGAACAGGGCGATGCGGCAGCAGCCATCAAGTATGCAGCTGATAACGGAGCTGTCATCTGTCAGAATTCCTGGGGATATGCGTCAACTTCAGGTGTGACCTCGATGCCTAAGTTGCTGCAGGAAGCAATAGACTACTTCATCAAGATGGCTGGCTGCGATGCTAACGGACAACAGCGTCCAGACTCTCCGATGAAGGGTGGTGTGGTAATGTTCGCTGCGGGTAATGAGAACAAGGAGTTCTCTGCTTATCCGGCTTGCTATGCGCCGACCGTCTCAGTCTCTGCAATGGCTTGGGATTTCACCAAGGCAAGCTACAGTAATTATGCCAAGTGGGTTACGATCATGGCACCGGGTGGCGACCAGGACCGCTTCGGAACGGAAGCAGGTGTGTTGAGTACCGTGCCGAAGAGCAAGTCTTCCTCAGGCTATGCTTACTTCCAAGGAACATCAATGGCATGTCCGCACGTGTCGGGTATTGCTGCACTTATCGCATCCTACTTCGGAAAGCAGGGTTTCACCAATGAGGAGCTGAAGTCGCGTCTGATTACAGCATACAGACCTTACAACATCGATGAACAGAACCCTGGATATAAAGGGAAGTTAGGTAGGGGTTATATTGATGCTGAGGCTGCCTTTGAGTCTGACACGAAAATTGCGCCGGAAAAGGTTGGAATGCTGAAGCTGACGCCTGACTTCGTAGATATTAAGGCTGAATGGAGCATTGCGAAGGACGAGGATAAGACCGCAACCTTCTACAGATTGTACATCAGTCCAGGTGAACTGACTGCTGAAAGTCTCAAGAATATGACCTACAGGGAAGTAAACGGCATGGGACACAGTTTGGGTGAGACGCTTGAATACAACTTTGATGCCCTGCAGGATAACAAGGCATACAGCATTGCTGTTGTGGCTGTAGACCGTTGGGGAAACCTTTCCGACCCTGTCATACAGAAGTGTACGACGAAGCTCAACCATGCACCAGAGGTAACCGGCTTCCCGGAAGGAGTGGTTGAGGTGAGTGAGAACGAGCGAAAGTCATTCAGCTTCAATGTTGCCGACCCTGACGGACATAACTGGGACATAAAGGCTACTGGCGAGACCAAGGGCGTATCTTACACCTTGAACCAGTCTAAGGTGACCGTCAACCTTGTTCCTGTGCTTGAAGCAGGCAGCTACACCTGTACGTTTATCCTCTCCGACGACCTTGGAGCAACGGCTGAGAAGAGCTTTACGTTTAAGATTGTCAAGTACATTCCGCCACAGCTGGAAAAGCCATTCGACAACTATATCATAGGTCTTGATGAGGGTGTGGTGACGATTCCATTGGCAGGACATTACACGTATAGCGGCAAGAACCAGCTTACTTACAAGGCGGATGTGACAAACAGCAGCATTGCTACAGCTACAGTCAACAATGACAACCTGCAGCTGAAACCGCTGGCAAAGGGCATCACACGCATAAACATCTCTGCTTCAGATGGTCGCCAGACATCTTCTGACGGCTCTTTCCAAGTCCGTGTCGTCGAAAGGAAGTCAGCTCCTGTTTATGTAGTTTATCCTATTCCGGTGAAGAAGGACATCAATGCCCTGCTCAATCCCGAAGTAAAACAGGCAGAATTCGTTGTCAGCTCTACCGTGGGCGAGCGACTGATGTCAGCTGTCGTGACGCCTGACAAGAACAATGTAGCGACGCTGAACCTTTCCAAGTTGAACCCCGGAACATACAAACTTACCGTATATACAAGTAAGGGCAATCACAGTCAGATGTTCATCAAACGATAA
- a CDS encoding PorV/PorQ family protein, producing MNSKHIIIMACAALLGATQADAQGQDLSILTANTDARTAAMGNASAAAEGMYLYNNPAAFFAVDKKLTADASASIFEKGEGEEGTFGVYATTVGYKFASRHAAFAGFRYAGGLKLKGYDLLGNPTKDYKPYNWTIDFGYTYLIGNGFAAYATGSVIFSHLSKNATGGAFSVGASYQNSSMNFAGKPASLVLDAKVGAIGPKLDYGNGSKTSLPTHFAVGGALAVDVADKHQVAAAVSTRYIFQPSDFKTFMAGGGLEYTYDRMVSVRAGYEYGDNNLSHFTMGAGFKYHGLRLNGAYMLKTADAGSSYCTIGIGYDF from the coding sequence ATGAATTCAAAACATATCATTATAATGGCTTGCGCAGCACTTCTCGGTGCTACGCAGGCTGATGCCCAGGGGCAGGACCTTTCGATATTGACAGCAAACACCGATGCCCGGACAGCTGCCATGGGCAATGCGTCGGCAGCTGCCGAGGGGATGTATCTGTACAATAATCCTGCTGCTTTCTTCGCTGTGGACAAGAAGCTCACGGCTGATGCTTCTGCTTCCATCTTTGAAAAGGGAGAAGGTGAAGAAGGGACATTCGGGGTGTACGCAACTACTGTGGGCTATAAGTTTGCCAGTCGTCATGCAGCCTTTGCCGGTTTTCGCTATGCTGGTGGATTGAAGTTGAAGGGTTATGACCTCCTTGGAAACCCAACCAAGGACTATAAGCCTTATAACTGGACCATTGACTTTGGTTATACCTATCTGATTGGTAATGGATTTGCTGCATACGCAACGGGGAGTGTCATCTTCAGCCATCTTTCAAAGAATGCCACCGGCGGTGCTTTCAGCGTGGGTGCATCCTATCAGAACAGCAGTATGAACTTTGCCGGCAAGCCTGCCAGTCTCGTGCTGGATGCCAAGGTCGGTGCAATAGGTCCTAAGCTCGACTATGGCAACGGCAGCAAGACCTCACTGCCTACGCATTTTGCTGTGGGGGGGGCGTTGGCTGTTGATGTAGCAGACAAGCATCAGGTTGCTGCAGCTGTATCAACACGTTACATCTTCCAGCCGTCAGACTTCAAGACGTTCATGGCTGGCGGTGGACTTGAATACACCTACGATAGGATGGTGTCAGTGCGTGCAGGCTATGAATACGGCGACAACAACCTCAGTCATTTCACGATGGGTGCAGGTTTCAAGTATCACGGACTGCGTCTTAACGGAGCCTATATGCTGAAAACCGCCGATGCTGGAAGCAGCTATTGCACCATCGGTATCGGATATGATTTCTAA
- a CDS encoding PepSY-associated TM helix domain-containing protein gives MAILCFSGLVLLIGGEIASAFDADPKQVPFLVAVKQLHRWLFMIPENPRGGLSVGRIITAVTTMCMTIVLLTGVVAWWPKSKKMLKNRLTVSTDKGFRRFVYDTHVSLGIYAFVFLFITALTGPVFSFKWYKQGMSRLFGQETEQKEMKMEMKKDDAKQTATKEDAFAGGNAEQMKEQAQKQDGASQDMKKDGQDKKSGGKKLFKKLHTGKWGGWFSMILHAIAVLIGGFLPISGYYMWWKRNYGKKAKA, from the coding sequence ATGGCTATATTATGTTTCAGCGGACTGGTACTGCTCATAGGGGGCGAAATCGCATCGGCTTTTGATGCTGACCCTAAGCAGGTTCCGTTCCTCGTAGCTGTCAAACAGCTGCACCGCTGGCTCTTTATGATACCCGAAAATCCACGTGGAGGGCTCTCCGTCGGACGTATCATCACGGCTGTCACGACTATGTGCATGACGATTGTGCTGCTCACGGGCGTTGTTGCATGGTGGCCAAAGAGCAAGAAGATGCTGAAGAACCGCCTGACTGTCAGCACCGACAAGGGCTTCCGCCGCTTTGTCTATGACACACACGTATCACTGGGCATCTATGCCTTCGTATTCCTGTTCATCACCGCTCTCACCGGTCCTGTATTCTCATTCAAATGGTACAAACAGGGCATGTCGAGACTCTTCGGACAGGAAACCGAGCAGAAGGAGATGAAGATGGAGATGAAAAAAGACGATGCCAAACAGACTGCAACAAAGGAAGATGCCTTTGCTGGCGGAAATGCGGAACAGATGAAGGAACAGGCACAGAAGCAGGATGGTGCATCGCAGGACATGAAGAAAGACGGGCAGGACAAGAAGTCTGGCGGCAAAAAACTTTTCAAGAAGCTCCACACGGGCAAATGGGGTGGCTGGTTCTCGATGATCCTCCACGCAATTGCCGTACTCATCGGCGGCTTCCTCCCCATCAGCGGTTATTATATGTGGTGGAAGAGAAACTACGGAAAGAAAGCCAAAGCATAG
- a CDS encoding SDR family NAD(P)-dependent oxidoreductase produces the protein MKRAIIIGASSGIGHEVARLLITQGWTVGVAARRMEKLADLQDCAPERVYTARIDVTDDGAEASLLQLIERMGGLDLYFHAAGIGWKNPTLEAETELKTMETNAAGFTRMVGCAYRYFAAHGGGHIACITSIAGTKGLGPAPAYSATKAMQNTYLQALEQLAACKHHDIHFTDIRPGFVDTPLLAGTSHLPMLMTTENVAHSIVKAINSRRHICVIDTRWRILTFFWRLIPNWIWRRMKLC, from the coding sequence ATGAAAAGAGCAATCATCATAGGTGCCAGCAGCGGCATCGGGCATGAGGTGGCACGACTGCTCATCACGCAGGGATGGACAGTCGGTGTGGCAGCACGCCGCATGGAGAAGCTCGCCGACCTGCAGGACTGTGCGCCAGAGCGTGTCTACACGGCACGGATTGATGTAACTGACGATGGCGCAGAGGCTTCCCTCTTGCAGCTTATCGAGCGCATGGGTGGGCTCGACCTCTACTTCCATGCAGCTGGGATCGGATGGAAGAACCCCACGCTGGAGGCTGAAACAGAACTCAAGACGATGGAAACCAATGCTGCCGGCTTCACGAGAATGGTGGGTTGTGCCTATCGTTATTTCGCAGCTCATGGCGGAGGGCACATCGCCTGCATCACGTCCATAGCCGGAACGAAGGGACTCGGACCTGCTCCTGCCTACAGTGCAACAAAGGCAATGCAGAACACCTATCTGCAGGCTTTGGAGCAGTTGGCTGCCTGCAAGCATCACGACATCCACTTCACGGACATCCGACCGGGATTTGTCGACACTCCCCTACTCGCTGGCACATCACATCTCCCTATGCTGATGACCACGGAGAATGTGGCGCACAGCATTGTGAAAGCAATCAACAGCCGCCGCCACATCTGCGTCATCGACACTCGCTGGCGCATCCTCACCTTCTTCTGGAGGCTCATTCCCAACTGGATATGGAGACGGATGAAGCTGTGCTAA
- a CDS encoding DUF5458 family protein, which produces MDNNKVKVKEQQAPVVSKSTVAQQSSASAASALDKLKEYGGFTFLENIIDGFSNLNPARKARRNIFLSDAQWENERKVLANRLGVWIDLLKSGQSAEQMRDKAKERALHVEDLLNKNLSKVLARTHELETSYRSVALFYRNTESQKVKNVTIVNAEMDQLTDLDNPLFIDYISNELKHNFDRLDLRRNYSLLVIPGYLGSNAVLDKWGKIAHSNKVMLLTDFQDLETPDDVVDIFFNADHSGGDVYKSNIIMTCNWLLGRQKVAQVGEEENLYVPGSSALAGKIYSTLMSQVVAGKKFGGLNDVENVHFDLKKSEISELERMGLVPMVNEYSKVMAFSAKTLFNGDNLGLQTYSVVRVFDYISKVLFDFLNRRAFENWTTRTEADLRSQIVKFLDSIQGPTRLIEKFRVIRIEQDPKQKDRVLLDIHITPYFPAKSFVIQLEGRKGEEPEEANWESQYAQEK; this is translated from the coding sequence ATGGACAATAATAAAGTAAAGGTTAAGGAACAGCAGGCTCCTGTAGTAAGTAAAAGTACCGTTGCGCAACAAAGTAGTGCTTCAGCTGCAAGTGCGTTAGACAAGCTGAAGGAATATGGTGGCTTTACATTCTTAGAGAATATTATTGATGGCTTTTCTAATCTGAACCCAGCCCGCAAGGCACGCCGTAATATTTTCCTTTCTGACGCTCAGTGGGAGAACGAACGTAAGGTGCTTGCCAATCGTCTTGGCGTATGGATTGACCTGTTGAAGTCTGGTCAGTCTGCTGAACAGATGAGGGATAAGGCAAAGGAAAGAGCTCTGCACGTTGAGGATCTGCTCAACAAGAACCTTAGTAAGGTACTTGCCCGCACGCATGAGTTGGAGACTTCTTATCGTTCTGTAGCGTTGTTCTATCGTAATACGGAGAGCCAGAAGGTTAAGAACGTAACCATCGTCAATGCGGAAATGGATCAGTTGACCGACTTGGACAACCCGCTGTTCATTGATTACATCAGCAATGAGCTGAAACATAACTTTGACCGTCTGGACCTTCGTCGCAACTATTCTCTGCTTGTTATCCCAGGTTATCTGGGCTCAAACGCAGTTCTGGACAAGTGGGGCAAGATTGCACACAGCAATAAGGTGATGCTGCTGACCGACTTCCAGGACCTGGAGACACCGGATGATGTGGTTGACATCTTCTTTAATGCTGACCATTCGGGTGGCGATGTTTACAAGTCTAACATCATCATGACCTGTAACTGGCTTCTGGGCCGTCAGAAGGTGGCACAGGTGGGAGAAGAGGAAAACCTTTATGTACCGGGTTCTTCTGCCCTCGCTGGAAAGATTTACAGCACATTGATGTCACAGGTTGTTGCCGGTAAGAAGTTCGGTGGTCTTAATGATGTTGAGAATGTACATTTCGACTTGAAGAAGAGTGAGATTTCCGAGCTGGAACGCATGGGACTTGTGCCTATGGTAAACGAATACAGTAAGGTAATGGCATTCTCTGCCAAGACGCTCTTCAATGGTGATAACCTCGGACTCCAGACTTATTCTGTCGTTCGTGTGTTCGACTATATCTCAAAGGTTCTTTTCGACTTCCTGAACCGTCGTGCTTTCGAGAACTGGACAACCCGTACAGAAGCTGACTTGAGAAGCCAGATTGTGAAGTTCCTTGACAGCATACAGGGACCGACACGTCTGATCGAGAAGTTCCGGGTTATCAGGATTGAGCAGGATCCAAAGCAGAAGGATCGTGTCCTGCTTGATATTCACATCACCCCATACTTCCCGGCAAAGAGCTTCGTCATTCAGCTGGAGGGTCGCAAGGGTGAGGAACCTGAAGAGGCTAACTGGGAGAGCCAGTACGCACAGGAAAAGTAA
- a CDS encoding ankyrin repeat domain-containing protein yields the protein MRKNKTNKKGDFSRLDIVEIISQKDDFNRLKSFLEGNGGLDAVDEYGRTGLVNCIITFNNPLEACPFANEYAKQLIESGADINKTDTGGHAALHHCILSKNHEMFDYLLSRPNTNLHVEPGLLGYALSHDIDYTPNIIKLLDLGLDPFKKGNLFSTYQVLVGIDNGTVKIGNQTKNVKPILAHIKQLYGDRTQ from the coding sequence ATGAGAAAAAACAAGACAAATAAAAAGGGCGATTTCAGCCGATTAGACATCGTAGAGATTATTAGCCAGAAAGATGATTTCAACAGACTCAAATCTTTCCTGGAGGGAAATGGCGGTCTGGACGCAGTAGATGAATATGGACGCACCGGACTTGTAAATTGTATTATTACCTTCAATAACCCTTTAGAAGCCTGCCCCTTTGCCAACGAATATGCGAAGCAATTAATCGAATCAGGCGCTGACATCAACAAAACCGACACAGGTGGACATGCTGCACTCCATCACTGCATCCTGTCAAAGAACCACGAGATGTTCGATTATCTGTTATCACGCCCCAACACCAATCTTCATGTAGAGCCCGGTCTGCTTGGATACGCTCTGTCACATGACATAGACTACACTCCGAATATCATCAAGCTCCTTGACCTGGGTTTAGACCCATTCAAGAAGGGAAACCTTTTCTCCACATACCAGGTTCTTGTCGGCATTGACAACGGTACTGTCAAGATAGGAAATCAGACTAAGAATGTAAAGCCGATATTAGCACATATAAAACAGCTGTATGGCGACAGGACGCAGTAA
- a CDS encoding WG repeat-containing protein, translating to MKKIFLSLFLFLYAVYSPAQETVIVLGPGLKPAKGSETAFHEGLAHVVKEDKSGFIDTEGNIVIPCKYHAASDFSEGVARVWQDGKCFFIDKSGKQAVPGKFDYAENFSDGLAMVQHGIKCGYIDKTGNLVVPYTYIEAGSFSDGLAMVGKDGKYGYIDKSGRVVIPFQYPQADDFHEGLACVEQNDKWGFIDKMGKDVIPFTFTLVSGFNEGLALYLDDRKCGFIDNSGETVIPNRYFSSRQFKDGLAAVLREKRWGFINKRGRQVISCKYAESYDFSEGLVAVRRDSFWGYLDKRGNEVVPFKYLNATSFSDGHAIVRSEDNWLIIENPLTSPLE from the coding sequence ATGAAAAAGATATTTCTTTCCTTATTTTTGTTTTTGTATGCTGTTTATAGTCCTGCACAGGAGACCGTTATTGTGTTAGGCCCAGGTTTGAAACCTGCCAAAGGGAGTGAAACGGCTTTCCATGAAGGACTTGCCCATGTTGTCAAGGAGGATAAAAGTGGCTTTATCGATACAGAGGGTAATATTGTTATTCCATGTAAGTATCATGCTGCTTCCGACTTTTCAGAAGGAGTTGCCAGAGTATGGCAGGATGGTAAGTGCTTCTTTATTGACAAGAGCGGCAAGCAGGCTGTCCCGGGAAAGTTCGATTATGCAGAGAATTTCTCAGATGGTCTTGCCATGGTACAGCATGGCATCAAATGCGGCTATATAGATAAGACCGGCAATTTGGTTGTTCCGTACACCTATATAGAGGCTGGGAGTTTCTCGGATGGTCTTGCCATGGTGGGTAAAGACGGAAAGTATGGTTATATTGACAAGTCCGGCAGGGTTGTTATTCCGTTCCAGTATCCTCAAGCAGATGATTTTCATGAGGGATTAGCCTGTGTTGAACAGAATGATAAATGGGGTTTTATTGACAAGATGGGGAAGGACGTAATTCCGTTTACGTTCACTCTTGTCTCAGGCTTCAATGAAGGTCTGGCTCTTTATTTAGATGATAGGAAATGCGGTTTTATTGATAATAGCGGTGAAACAGTCATCCCCAACAGATATTTTTCTTCACGGCAGTTCAAGGATGGTCTTGCTGCTGTCTTGCGCGAGAAGAGGTGGGGATTTATCAATAAGAGAGGCAGACAGGTTATCTCATGCAAGTATGCTGAGAGCTATGACTTTTCGGAAGGTCTTGTTGCTGTTCGTCGAGATTCTTTTTGGGGTTATCTTGATAAGCGAGGGAACGAAGTCGTCCCGTTCAAGTATCTTAATGCAACGAGCTTTTCAGATGGGCATGCTATTGTTCGGAGTGAGGACAACTGGCTCATTATCGAGAATCCCTTAACAAGTCCGTTGGAATAA
- a CDS encoding WG repeat-containing protein, giving the protein MAWAIFFLHKIDYDREKEHLAYSVSQLKKEVKLEYEPVSWKFTDGLSRVGEHELFGYVNTKGKLVIPCEYATAEPFSEGLAAVGDGEKYGFVNDKGSMIIPLSYDSAYCFSEGLAAVKQDRKWGYIDKAGHKVIPCEYDVAFRFVEGLAAVKQNGKWGYIDKTGRRVVPCEYDFAYPFVDGLAVVQKGQKFGYVDKVGKLVIPCKYWTASDFSDGFAGVKETVASGHKYVDRKGRALISCDKDVCYPFSEGLALVVKKDMQSEDKYGYIDRQGKQAIPCQYDWAMSFYEGLAGVQKGTKCGYIDKRGQLVIPCKYDALRRFSEGLAFVGQGEKWGVIDKSGNLLVPYKYEFVEDFSEGYAIVSLGDDYFILADPLHVAELNKELSLLNEKSFLSVIAPKSTREVIFYCVALLMMTIGIILYVKTRRRMRRADVPKRYRRVFMFLEIAFVVIFILNISIYAFFLHLDMYSTSTMKSPAIEEKEQVQPGIDSLATDSPTAEGAADTTLDGERIIPYKDGSKAVN; this is encoded by the coding sequence TTGGCCTGGGCTATCTTTTTTTTACACAAGATAGATTACGATAGGGAGAAGGAACATCTTGCATATTCAGTCAGTCAGCTGAAGAAGGAGGTAAAGCTGGAATATGAGCCGGTGTCCTGGAAGTTCACTGACGGTTTGTCACGTGTTGGAGAGCACGAATTATTCGGTTATGTCAATACAAAAGGCAAGCTGGTCATTCCGTGTGAGTATGCCACTGCTGAGCCTTTCTCCGAAGGTCTTGCCGCTGTGGGGGATGGCGAGAAGTATGGTTTTGTCAACGATAAGGGTAGTATGATTATTCCTCTGTCCTATGACAGTGCCTATTGCTTTTCAGAAGGTCTTGCCGCTGTAAAGCAAGACAGGAAATGGGGATATATCGACAAGGCTGGGCACAAGGTCATTCCATGCGAGTATGATGTAGCTTTTCGTTTTGTTGAAGGTCTTGCCGCTGTAAAGCAGAATGGTAAATGGGGATATATTGACAAGACTGGACGCAGGGTTGTTCCGTGTGAGTATGATTTCGCTTATCCTTTTGTTGATGGTCTTGCAGTAGTGCAGAAAGGACAAAAGTTTGGTTATGTAGATAAGGTCGGCAAACTGGTTATACCGTGCAAGTATTGGACTGCATCCGACTTTTCCGATGGATTTGCGGGCGTAAAAGAAACGGTTGCATCGGGTCATAAGTACGTGGACAGAAAGGGCAGGGCGCTCATATCCTGTGATAAAGACGTTTGCTATCCTTTCTCTGAAGGTCTTGCTCTTGTTGTTAAGAAAGACATGCAGTCGGAGGATAAATATGGCTATATTGACAGACAGGGAAAGCAGGCAATCCCTTGTCAGTATGATTGGGCTATGTCTTTTTATGAAGGTCTTGCAGGAGTTCAGAAAGGAACAAAGTGCGGTTATATTGATAAGCGAGGACAGCTGGTCATTCCATGCAAGTATGATGCTTTGAGAAGATTCTCGGAAGGTCTCGCTTTTGTCGGACAGGGTGAGAAGTGGGGTGTCATTGATAAGAGCGGTAATCTGCTTGTTCCATATAAGTATGAGTTTGTCGAGGACTTCTCGGAGGGTTATGCAATCGTCAGTCTGGGAGATGACTACTTTATCCTTGCCGATCCTCTGCATGTTGCTGAACTCAACAAGGAACTTTCCCTCCTGAACGAAAAGTCATTCCTTTCCGTGATTGCACCAAAGTCGACAAGGGAGGTGATCTTTTATTGTGTAGCCTTGCTGATGATGACAATCGGCATTATTCTGTATGTGAAGACAAGGCGTAGAATGCGCAGGGCAGATGTTCCCAAACGCTACAGGAGAGTATTCATGTTCCTTGAAATAGCCTTTGTTGTTATTTTCATTCTCAATATTTCAATATATGCTTTCTTCCTTCATTTGGATATGTACAGCACATCGACAATGAAGAGTCCTGCCATTGAAGAAAAAGAACAGGTGCAACCAGGCATTGATTCCTTGGCAACGGACTCTCCCACTGCGGAAGGCGCAGCTGACACGACGTTGGATGGAGAAAGAATCATCCCTTACAAGGATGGCTCCAAAGCAGTAAACTGA